The genomic window AACAATTCGTCATAGGCCCGATTGGCTGCAAGATCGTCGCGCAGCTGTTGGCGCACATCTTCGAAGTTGCTTTCTACAGCAGGGATGATCTGTCCCACGCGGATCAGCAGGAAACCAAGCGGACCTTCGACCGGTTCGCTGACTTTACCTTCATCCAGCGAAAACGCGGCCTCTGCTATGGTTGTGTCAAAAATCTCTGCGCGCGTAAGCGTGCCCAACTGGTAGTCCGCGGGCGTGAGCTCTGCATCAGCAGCCAGACCGGCAAACGTCTTGCCTTCATTCATGCTGTCGCGCGCGGCCTGAGCTTCTTCAAGCGTGGGGTAGGAAATCTGCTCAATGGTTCGGCGCTCAACCTGATCGAACTCGGCTTTGCGAAGTGAGTATTCGTCGCGCAACGCTTCTTCAGGAATTTCAATGCTCTGAGCCACAGTGTCGGGCGTCATCAGCACGTAAGAGAAACTGCGGTACTCAGGCTCGCGGAAGAGGCCTTGACCGCGCACTTCATAGAAGTTGGTCAACTCTTCGTCTGTTGGTTGTCCTGGAGCATCCACTGTATCGGGAGTGAGCACGACATACTTGGCTTTGCGACGCTCATTCAGCACCGCGTACATGCGCTGGGCAAATCCAGTAGAAACCTCAACATCAGCGCTGATGGATTCGATCAGCTGTTGGCGCGCAATGAATCGTTTGCGGTCATCAATCAGGAATGCTTCGGAAATACCATTGCTGAATAGCGTCTGCTGGAAGGTATTTGCATCAAACTGGCCGGTTGGACCCTGAAAGGCCGGGTCATTGCGAATATCCTCAATGACAAGGTCCTCTCCAGCGGCCAAACCAAGATTGCGTGCGGTCACATCAAGCGCGGTTCTTCCCACCATCTGTTCAAGAACCCGACGGTCGAACCCAAGTGTCTGGCCCTCATTCAGGCTCAACTGACGGCCAAAGCTCTGGGAACGCTGGTTCAGATCGCGCCGGTATTCAAACAGGAACAACCCGCCATCAATCTCTTCGTCGCCAACTGTCGCCACGGTGCGATCAACAGACCCTGTAAAGATGTCATTGATGCCCCAAACCGCGAAGCTCAGCACCAATAGGCCGATGAATATCTGGGCGACAAACCCGGAAGCATTTTTGCGCAGTTTTTCGAGCATGGCGTGAGGTCAGTACTTTTTGCTTGGAGGATAACGGGTGAGGCCGATTACAGCGGCAAATCAGGCACGTATCGTTGCCCATAGCATAAACGCTGCAACTGCAGCGCATTTTATGTGTCCCAGGGTCCCGGCGGCAAGGAAATCAAATAGAATTTGGCCAAGTAACGTGCCGTTGTTGGACATGGCGGTCGGCAGGGGAAGCTGGCCACGCACCATGTGTTGTTTTTGTGCTGGTGCTCTCCAAACGGGTTTGCTATCCGCTCCACCAAGATTTGTCCGCAGAACTGGAAACCAGCCAAATGACCAATCGTCGTCCCATCGTTGCCGGAAACTGGAAGATGAATGGCCTGCGAGGGTCAAAGGCGGAAATAGAAGCCCTCATTGCCGCATTGTCAGCGCGGCCCGCCAATGCCTGTGACGTGGTGATCGCGCCACCCTTTACGTTGGTTGCGGATTTCTCTTCCACATGCGCGAGCTCACCGGTTGAGATTGCCGGGCAGGACTGCTCGGCCCTCGCCCCCGGCGCACATACGGGTGATGTTGCAGCCTCAATGCTGGCTGACGCCGGTGCCACCGCTGTGATTGTAGGCCACTCAGAGCGGCGGCAGGACCATCGTGAAACCGATGAAGACGTTAACGCAAAAGCGCTGGCGGCATATGAGGCCGGCCTCACTACAATCATTTGCGTGGGCGAAACGGAGCCTGAGAGGGATCGCGGTGCCACACTGGACGTGGTGAACGGTCAGTTGGCCGGTTCGTTGCCAGATTCGGCAGATTCATCAAACACCGTGGTTGCTTACGAGCCGGTATGGGCCATCGGTACCGGACGTACGCCAACAGCGGATGATGTAGCAAAAGTCCACGCCACCATGCGTGAGACTTTGGTGGCCCGCTTCGGTGATGAGGTTGGAAACGGTTTTCGGCTGCTATACGGCGGCTCTGTAAAGCCCGCAAATGCGGCGGAACTTATGGGTGTCGCTGATGTTGACGGTGCACTCGTAGGCGGTGCCAGTCTCAAGGCAGTCGACTTTGACGGGATAATTGACGCCTATCGCTAGTTGTGGTGCCCGCCACTGGAAAAACGCGGCACTGGCGTTCCGCGCTGCCTTGGCGTAAAACCCGCCGCGTGGGTGCTTTGAGTGCCCTAATCCTCTGACATTTATGAGAATTGCCTGCCGCTATGGAAAATATCCTGCTTGTCATACACACCCTGGTTGCCATTGCTCTGGTGGGCGTTGTGCTGCTTCAGCGTTCTGAAGGCGGCGCACTGGGTATTGGCGGCGGTGGCGGTGGCGCCGGCGGAGGTATGTTCTCCAGCCGAACCGCGGCCAACCTGCTCACGCGGGCCACAGGCATTCTTGCTGTCATCTTTTTTCTGTCTTCAATCGCCCTGACCGTCATTCACACAAATGACCGCAACCCGGGCTCAATTGTGGACCGTATTACGCCGGTTGCACCGCTGAACACCGAAGCAGATGGCGCAACTGAGCCGGATCTGGGGGTCGCACCGCCGACAGCCGGGCCCGTCGATGAAGAGCCTGCTGTCCCACGGCCTGAATAAAGCTTCATTTTTGGCACTAGCCCGCGGCATTTGCGCCTGCGGGGCCAATAAACCTGTCTGATCACCCATTGAGTGCTTCATGCACTCAGCGACTCGGGATAACTTCAACGCCCATGGCGCGGTACATTTTCATTACCGGTGGCGTGGTGTCCTCCCTCGGAAAGGGTCTTGCATCAGCGGCGTTGGGCGCATTGCTCCAGGCGCGCGGGTATTCCGTGCGCCTTCGCAAGCTCGACCCGTATCTGAATGTAGACCCTGGCACCATGAGCCCCATTCAACACGGCGAAGTTTTCGTTACCGACGATGGTGCGGAGACGGACCTGGACCTGGGTCACTATGAGCGGTTTACAGGCGTTCACGCCTCACGCTTTGACAATGTGACCGCAGGCAAGATTTATCAGACGATCCTCCAGAAAGAACGCCGTGGCGACTATCTGGGCGGCACCGTGCAGGTGATCCCGCATGTGACGGACGCCATCAAGGCATTCGTGCTGCATGGCAATGACGATGTTGACTTTGTGCTGTGTGAGATCGGCGGCACCGTGGGTGACATCGAAGGCTTGCCGTTCTTTGAGGCCATTCGGCAGTTGGGCAACGACTTGCCCATCAACGACGCGGTTTTCATTCATCTGACCCTGATGCCCTGGATTGCATCAGCAGGGGAAATGAAGACAAAGCCCACGCAGCACTCTGTCCGTGAATTACGCGCTATTGGCATTCAGCCGGACATTCTGCTGTGCCGCGCTGACCGGCCCATCCCGATCGACCAGCGCCGCAAGTTGGGTCTTTTCTGTAATGTTCGACCCTCAAGTGTCATTGAGGCGCGCGACGTTGATACAATCTACGATGTACCTGCCGCCTATCACGCGGAGGGACTCGATACGGAAGTGCTGGCGCATTTTGGCATATCCGATGCACCCGACCCAGGTCTTGAGACCTGGAACGAGATCACCAACCGCGTGCGGCATCCCGATGGTGAAGTTAAAATTGCTGTTGTTGGCAAGTACACCGGTCTCAAGGACGCATACAAATCGCTGACTGAGGCGCTGACCCATGGTGGCATCGCCAACAAGGTGCATGTCGAGGTTGAGTGGATCGACTCTGAAATCTTCGAAAAGGAAGATCCCGCTCCATATCTGGATGGCGTCAACGCGATCCTCGTGCCCGGTGCGTTTGGTGAGCGCGGAGCGGAAGGCAAAATTGCTGCTGCCAAATTCGCTCGCGAGCGCGAAGTGCCCTATTTCGGCATTTGCTTTGGGATGCAGATGGCGGTGGTAGAAGCAGCGCGCAACATGGCCAACATGCCTGCTGCATCTTCTTCGGAGTTTGGTCCGTGCAATGAGCCTGTCGTTGGCCTGATGACCGAGTGGCTTAAGGACGGCGAACTTCAGCAGCGGGCAGACAATGGAAATCTCGGCGGAACCATGCGGCTGGGTGCGTATGAGGCCAAGCTGAAAGACGGGACCCGCATCGCGGAGATTTATGGGGCCACTGATATTGCCGAGCGCCATAGGCACCGCTACGAGGTCAACATGACCTATCGCGAACCACTGGAAGCGGCAGGAATGACATTTTCAGGTGCATCCCCAGACGGCCTGTTGCCTGAAACAATCGAAATTCCGGCGCATCCTTGGTTCATCGGGGTCCAGTACCACCCGGAACTCAAATCCAAGCCATTTGATCCGCACCCGCTTTTCGCGAGCTTTGTCGGGGCAGCTCTGGCTCAGAGCCGACTGGTCTAAAGACCTCAGTATCATTGCAGGTTTCGCGCGCCAACTGGCCCCCGAGCCGGGAAATGTGCAATATGCGCCCCAGGCGCGGCGGTAGGCTGTGGCTCCAATTTTACAGGTGAGATTTCCATATGGACGTGGTCGAGATTGCGGCGGGTGACGGCAAGAAGGTTGTATTCGGCAACGACAAGCCCTTGTCGATCATCGCGGGTCCATGCGCCATGGAGAGCCGTGACCACGCGCTCGAAATGGCGACTGCGCTGAAAGAAATCACGACAAAGCTTGGAATGGGGCTCGTCTACAAGTCGTCCTTCGATAAGGCAAACCGCACCTCTGCCAATAGTCCTCGTGGGCTGGGACTGGAGCTGGCATTGCCGATTTTTGCCGAGGTGAAGGAATCGCTAGGCATCCCGGTGCTGACCGATGTGCATACGGCCGAACAATGCGCGCCTGTCGCTGAAGTGGTTGACGTATTGCAGATCCCAGCCTTCCTCTGCCGCCAGACCGACATGTTGATCGCCGCTGCAGAAACCGGTGCAGTTGTGAACGTCAAGAAGGGGCAGTTCCTGGCACCTTGGGACATGAAGAACGTCATCGAAAAAGTACGTGGCGCGGGAAACCCCAATGTGATGGTAACCGAACGTGGGGCCAGCTTTGGCTACAACACCCTGGTCTCTGACATGCGCGCATTGCCTGAACTTGCAAAAACGCGCGCGCCGGTGATTTTTGACGCCACTCATTCAGTACAGCAACCCGGTGGGCAAGGCACAACCTCGGGTGGCCAGCGCGAATTCGTATCTGTGCTTGCGCGTGCTGCTGTAGCGGTCGGCGTGGCAGGTGTCTTTATGGAAACACATCAGGACCCGGATTCAGCGCCGTCTGATGGACCCAACATGGTGCATCTGAAAGACATGCCTGCGTTGCTTGAGCGGCTGCAAGGCTTTGACGGGCTGGCCAAGGCTGCCTGATTTCGCCGAAACAATTCCTTCCCCGACCTTGTCTGCCAAGCTATGTCGCCAACAGCACTGTGCGTTTAATGCGGCTCTAGTTTTGGCGCGCACCCCGAATACGAAACCGCTGCCGGGCTCGTTTGCAGGACCTTGGCTGAGCGGGGCATTCACACAAAACCATATGCACTTTTGAATGTGCGCGGCTGATTCGATCCGCTGATCGTTGAAGAGGGTGTAGGTGCCCTGTTGGACCATGCGACCAGATATCGGGCACCAGCGCCGAAATCGTAGCCCAGATAGCGACGTTTTTGTGACGCAATGTGGGTATTGCCCTGACGCCGCAAATCACTAATCCTGCGTCCAAGGGGAGCAACTTAAGCGGGCAGTCGCTCGTGCAGGTTAGGGGTGTCGGCTTCATGAATGTGAACCCGCAACTAGGTCACGAGTTTGATACACGGCAGCCAATGCCGGAACCAACTTTTTCCTATGCCTCGCCGGATGATCCGCGCCTCAAGCAGATCATCATCAAGTTGATCGAGCGCCTGACCGGCCAACCGCGTCTCAAACGCATGTATCTCGACAATCGAGCGAATCCGGTTGAGGGCGAGACCTTTTTTGCGGCGGCTATTCGCTACCTGAAACTGCGGGTGGATTTCGATATGGCCCGCTTGCACGAGGTGCCCAAAGACGGCCCTTTGGTCGTCGTTGCCAATCATCCCTTCGGCGTTATTGATGGACTTGTGGTCAGCCATCTTGCATCGATGGTGCGCGGCGAATTCAAGATTCTGACCAACGCAGTTCTGAATCAAGCACCGGAAATTGAGGGCTATTTGTTGCCGGTTGATTTCGATGAAACACCTGAAGCCCTGGCAACGAACATCCGTACCCGGAAAATATCCCGTGATCTGCTAAAGGCCGGAGGCACGATTATCGTATTTCCCGGCGGCACCGTTTCAACGTCCCCGCGACCATTCGGCCGCGCAGTTGATCCCGTATGGCAGCCCTTTACAGCTCAACTCGTGCAGCGGTCGAAGGCCACCGTCGTACCAGTCTTTTTTGAAGGTCAGAACGGCAGGCTGTTTCAGGTTGCCAGCCACTTCAGTCGCACACTGCGGCTGTCTCTCCTCTTTCGCGAAGTTCGGGAGAGCATTGGCAGCCGTGTGCCGGTT from Candidatus Phaeomarinobacter ectocarpi includes these protein-coding regions:
- a CDS encoding SurA N-terminal domain-containing protein; protein product: MLEKLRKNASGFVAQIFIGLLVLSFAVWGINDIFTGSVDRTVATVGDEEIDGGLFLFEYRRDLNQRSQSFGRQLSLNEGQTLGFDRRVLEQMVGRTALDVTARNLGLAAGEDLVIEDIRNDPAFQGPTGQFDANTFQQTLFSNGISEAFLIDDRKRFIARQQLIESISADVEVSTGFAQRMYAVLNERRKAKYVVLTPDTVDAPGQPTDEELTNFYEVRGQGLFREPEYRSFSYVLMTPDTVAQSIEIPEEALRDEYSLRKAEFDQVERRTIEQISYPTLEEAQAARDSMNEGKTFAGLAADAELTPADYQLGTLTRAEIFDTTIAEAAFSLDEGKVSEPVEGPLGFLLIRVGQIIPAVESNFEDVRQQLRDDLAANRAYDELFDLANQVEDARAGGDPLDSAVSVLGMTATNVPEVTQAGLGRNGQRVSELPADEAILAAAYEAAVGEESPMGELADGSFFWVEVTDIAEARTPPLEEVRERVVDTWREEEREASLLRLAADLSARINAGETIAQVASDHGKAPIETPELRRGMTNETFSRIAINNLFSIGEGEATYGPVGFGNSVLVMQVTEVTSGDALEADDAFDGFRERLSAGFADDLMVQYINAIRADLGVEINQAAIDYVIGGEGINQGGGY
- the tpiA gene encoding triose-phosphate isomerase; its protein translation is MTNRRPIVAGNWKMNGLRGSKAEIEALIAALSARPANACDVVIAPPFTLVADFSSTCASSPVEIAGQDCSALAPGAHTGDVAASMLADAGATAVIVGHSERRQDHRETDEDVNAKALAAYEAGLTTIICVGETEPERDRGATLDVVNGQLAGSLPDSADSSNTVVAYEPVWAIGTGRTPTADDVAKVHATMRETLVARFGDEVGNGFRLLYGGSVKPANAAELMGVADVDGALVGGASLKAVDFDGIIDAYR
- the secG gene encoding preprotein translocase subunit SecG; amino-acid sequence: MENILLVIHTLVAIALVGVVLLQRSEGGALGIGGGGGGAGGGMFSSRTAANLLTRATGILAVIFFLSSIALTVIHTNDRNPGSIVDRITPVAPLNTEADGATEPDLGVAPPTAGPVDEEPAVPRPE
- a CDS encoding CTP synthase, yielding MARYIFITGGVVSSLGKGLASAALGALLQARGYSVRLRKLDPYLNVDPGTMSPIQHGEVFVTDDGAETDLDLGHYERFTGVHASRFDNVTAGKIYQTILQKERRGDYLGGTVQVIPHVTDAIKAFVLHGNDDVDFVLCEIGGTVGDIEGLPFFEAIRQLGNDLPINDAVFIHLTLMPWIASAGEMKTKPTQHSVRELRAIGIQPDILLCRADRPIPIDQRRKLGLFCNVRPSSVIEARDVDTIYDVPAAYHAEGLDTEVLAHFGISDAPDPGLETWNEITNRVRHPDGEVKIAVVGKYTGLKDAYKSLTEALTHGGIANKVHVEVEWIDSEIFEKEDPAPYLDGVNAILVPGAFGERGAEGKIAAAKFAREREVPYFGICFGMQMAVVEAARNMANMPAASSSEFGPCNEPVVGLMTEWLKDGELQQRADNGNLGGTMRLGAYEAKLKDGTRIAEIYGATDIAERHRHRYEVNMTYREPLEAAGMTFSGASPDGLLPETIEIPAHPWFIGVQYHPELKSKPFDPHPLFASFVGAALAQSRLV
- the kdsA gene encoding 3-deoxy-8-phosphooctulonate synthase, yielding MDVVEIAAGDGKKVVFGNDKPLSIIAGPCAMESRDHALEMATALKEITTKLGMGLVYKSSFDKANRTSANSPRGLGLELALPIFAEVKESLGIPVLTDVHTAEQCAPVAEVVDVLQIPAFLCRQTDMLIAAAETGAVVNVKKGQFLAPWDMKNVIEKVRGAGNPNVMVTERGASFGYNTLVSDMRALPELAKTRAPVIFDATHSVQQPGGQGTTSGGQREFVSVLARAAVAVGVAGVFMETHQDPDSAPSDGPNMVHLKDMPALLERLQGFDGLAKAA
- a CDS encoding lysophospholipid acyltransferase family protein; amino-acid sequence: MQVRGVGFMNVNPQLGHEFDTRQPMPEPTFSYASPDDPRLKQIIIKLIERLTGQPRLKRMYLDNRANPVEGETFFAAAIRYLKLRVDFDMARLHEVPKDGPLVVVANHPFGVIDGLVVSHLASMVRGEFKILTNAVLNQAPEIEGYLLPVDFDETPEALATNIRTRKISRDLLKAGGTIIVFPGGTVSTSPRPFGRAVDPVWQPFTAQLVQRSKATVVPVFFEGQNGRLFQVASHFSRTLRLSLLFREVRESIGSRVPVRIGRPIRYAELAHLTDRHEFAEELRQRTYALGSAPMPQGTYSGLTIGEKLKAKRLARQR